In Aeromicrobium sp. A1-2, the DNA window CCCGATGCTGGGAGCGCCACCCGGCGCAGCCCGGTGGCACCGATCCAACCGATGGCTATCCCGATCGCGAAGCCCGCGGCGAGCTCGAAGACGATGAGTCCGATCAGTCCCCACAGGCCGTGGTCCATCGCGCTGCCGGCGCTGATCGCCACGACCAGCACGACGATCGGAGCATCGTTGAGGCCCGACTCGGCCTCGAGAGTGCCGGTCACCGAGTGGCGCAGCGGCACCGTGCGCAACACCGAGAACACCGCCGCAGCATCGGTCGGGGTGAGCACCGCAGCCAGCAGCACGGCCAGCTCCCAGTCAAGTCCGAGCAGGAAGTGCGCGCCGGTCGACACGACACCGATGCTGATGACCGATCCTAGGGTTGCCAGCAGCAGTCCGTAGCCGAGATTGGGGCGTACGTGCTCCCACTTCGTGGACAGACCACCCTCGGCCAGGATCAGGACGAGACCACCGAAACCGAGCGCGTGGGCCAGGTTGGCATCTGCGAACTCGATCCCGAGTCCCGAGCTGCCCAGCACCAGGCCGAGGAAGAGGTAGACCAGCAGCGAAGGCAGTCCGACAGTCAGCGAGACACGGACCGCGAGCACGGCGAGGACCAGGACGGCAGAGCCGATCAGAAGGTACCGGTCGAGCTCATCGGCATTCACGCAGTCTCCTCTCCGATGGACTCGACGGACCCTGATTCTATCGGTCCCGGGACGGCCGTCGTGACGCTCCGATCTGGTTTGAGGTGGCGCACCCCGCGACGGGGCTGTTGGCTGGGTCGGTGGACCGACGGAGCATGATCGCGTTGATGGCGGCCGCGAGCCTCGCGGCCTGCACTTCGCGCACCCCGGAAAACAGGAGCGATGCCTTGCAGGTGATCAGATATGGCGACGACTCGCAGCAGTTCGGCGAGCTGACGCGGCCGAGCGGCACGTCCAAGGGTGTCGTCGTGGTGATCCACGGCGGCTTCTGGCGTGCGCAGTACGACTTGTCGCTGGGTCGGCCGCTCGTGACGTCGCTGGTCGAGCAGGGCTGGACCGCCTACAACCTGGAGTACCGCCGGGTCGGTGACGGCGGTGGCTGGCCGCAGACCTTCGACGATGTCGCCGACGGCATCGACGCACTGGCGACCGTCGACGACCTCGACACCTCGAAGGTCATCACGCTGGGGCACTCGGCGGGTGGCCACCTCGGCGTCTGGGCCGCCGGTCGAACGCGATTGACCGGGACACCATGGGCCGTGCCAAAGGTGCCCGTCACGGCTGCGATCGCGCAGGCCGGGGTCATCGATCTGGCGGCCGCCGTGCGGGACAATCTCGGCAATGGCGCGACGCAGGCCTTCATGGGATCCACCGGTGGCGAGCGCTACGTCGCGGCAGACCCCAGCCGACAGATCCCGCTCGACGTACCGGTTCGCTGCGTCCACGGCAGCGCGGACGACACCGTCCCGCCCAGCCAGTCGATCGGTTACGTTGAGCGGGCGAAGGCGGCCGGTTCGGACGCCGAGCTGATCGAGGTGGCTGGTGATCACTTCGTCGTGATCGATCCGTCGTCGCAAGCTTGGGCGCGGACCCTCGAGACCTTGGAGACCCTGTGATCTACGCCGGACTCGTCAACCTCGTCCGTCTCGCCAGCTGGATCGGCGGTCACCAGATCGTCCGGCTCGGTCCCCGCCGGCTCCCTGCGACGGGCGGTGCCGTCCTGGCGATCAACCACACGAGCTACGTCGACTTCGCCTACATGGGCGTCGAGGGCCGCACTCGCGACAAGCGCCTCGTCCGGTTCATGGGCAAGGTCGAGCTCCGCAAGAACCCGATCCTGCGCTGGCTCATGTGGGGGTGCAAGGTCATTCCGGTCGACCGCTCGGCCGGCCACAACTCGTACGTCGCTGCAGTCAACGAGCTGCGGAAGGGCGAGATCGTCGGCATCTACCCCGAAGCAACGATCAGCATGAGCTACGAGATCAAAGCCATGAAGTCCGGCGCCGCCCGCATGGCCCTCGAGGCAGACGTGCCGATCATCCCGAGCATCGTGTGGGGCTCGCAGCGGATCGCACCCAAGGGGCGATCCAAGAGTCTGGGCCGCACCGGGACTCCGGTGATGATCGCGATCGGCGAGCCGATCCGCGCGCTCGGCACCGCCGATGAGCTCACTGCCACACTGCAGACCGCGATGATCGCGCTCCTTCACGAGGTGCAGGAGGCCTACGGTGAGCATCCCTCGGGCGCGGCCTGGGTGCCGGCCCGTCTCGGCGGATCGGCACCGACCCCCACCGAAGCCCTGGCACTGGAAACCAGATCGAGCTGAGGAGAACCCCATGACTGCCACACCCAGCCGCACTGCCGGACCCACCGATGCGAGCCTGCTCGAGGAGACGATCGGGGCGAACCTGGTCGCGACGGCCGCCGCGCACGGCGGACGCGAGGCGCTGGTCGACGTGCCGAGCGGACGTCGGTGGACGTACGACGAGCTGCTCGCGGACGTCGACGCCGTGGCGCTGGGCCTGCTCGCGCTGGGGATCACGCAGGGCGACCGGGTCGGCATATGGGCACCGAACTGCCCCGAGTGGACCCTCGTCCAGTACGCCACGGCGCGGATCGGCGCGGTCCTGGTCAACATCAACCCGGCCTACCGGACGCATGAGCTCTCGTTCGTGGTCGGTCAGTCCGGGATGCGGGCGATCGTCGCCGTCCCCGAGTTCAAGGGCTCCAGTTTCGCCGAGATGATCGACGCCTCGCGCGGCGAGAATCCCGCGCTGACCGATGTCGTGCTGATCGGCGGCGACTCGTGGGATGCGCTGGTCGACTCCGGGCGCGCACAGGACCGGTCGATGCTCGACGAGATCGGTGCTGGCCTGCAGTCGGGCGACGCGATCAACATCCAGTACACGTCCGGCACGACCGGATTCCCCAAGGGTGCCACGCTCTCGCACCGCAACATCCTCAACAACGGTTGGTTCGTCGGCGAGCTGCTCGACTACACCGAGGTCGACCGGATCTGCATCCCCGTGCCGTTCTACCACTGCTTCGGCATGGTCATGGGCAACCTCGCGGCGACCTCGCACGGTGCCTGCATGGTCATCCCGGCGCCGGCCTTCGACCCGGCCGCGACGCTGCAGGCCGTGGCGGACGAGCGGTGCAGCTCGCTGTACGGCGTACCGACGATGTTCATCGCGATGCTGTCCGAGCCCGGGCTCGACGCCCTGGACCTGTCGGCCCTCCGCACCGGGATCATGGCCGGATCGCCGTGCCCGGTCGAGACCATGAAACAGGTCATCGAGCGGCTCGGGATGACCGAGGTGTCGATCTGCTACGGCATGACCGAGACCTCCCCGGTGTCGATGCAGACCCGCACCGACGACTCGATCGAGCGTCGGGTGTCGACGGTCGGCCGGGTCGGTCCGCACCTCGAGGTCACGATCGTCGATCCCGTCACGGGTGACGTGCTCCCCCGCAACCAGGCCGGGGAGCTGTGCACCCGCGGCTACTCGGTGATGCTGGGCTACTGGGACCAGCCCGACAAGACCGCCGAGGCGATCGATGCCGACGGCTGGATGCACACCGGCGACCTCGGCGTGATGGACGACGACGGCTACGTCAACATCACAGGCCGCATCAAGGACATGGTCATCCGCGGCGGTGAGAACATTTATCCCCGTGAGATCGAGGAGTTTCTGCTGACCCACCCGGACGTTCTCGATGCCCAGGTCATCGGCGTGCCGGACTACAAGTACGGCGAGGAGCTCATGGCGTGGATCCGGATGAAGCCGGAGACCGTTGCGCTCGACTCGGGCACCCTGCGGGAATTCTGTCGCGGCAAGCTCGCGCACTACAAGATCCCGCGCTACGTCCACCTGGTTGACGAGTTCCCCATGACGATCACCGGCAAGGTGCGCAAGGTCGAGATGCGGGAAGCCGCCCACGATCTCCTGATCTGACACCCCTGAAGCGGTGGCTCAGTCGTCTATCGACCCCCGAGCGGTGGGCAGTTCGGCTTTCTGGCGTCGGAAGGCCGACTCATCCACCGCTCTCCTCGGCGGCTCAGGGTCCGGGCGCAGAAATGCCCCGGTGCGTAACCGGGGCATCTGCTGGGCGGGAGATCAGTGCTTGAAGGCGTCCTTGATGTTCTCGCCGGCATCCTTGAGATCGGACTTGGCCTGGTCGCCCTTACCCTGACGCTCCAGCTCGTCATCGTTCGTGGCGCCTCCGACGGCCTCCTTGGCCTTGCCCTTGGCGTCTTCGGCAGCGTTGCTCAGCTTGTCATCGAGTCCCATGGTGGTTCCTTTCGTCGGGTTCTTTGGCGGCGTACTACCGAGGTGTACCCGGTTCGCCGAGCCGTAACCACTCAATCGGGGGTTGCTTCGTGGTGGCGACGCCCGTGGGTGCGGCGGTCCTCCTTCATCTCGGCCTCGAACAGGTGCGTACGCCCCTCGGCCAGGGCCTCCCGGGCCTTGCGCTCGTGCTTCTGGAACGTCGCGTAGTAGCCCGCGTCGTACTCTTCGACGATCTGGAAAGTCCAGCGACCCTCGATGACGTTGCGACCGACCAGATCCGCCCAGATCTGCTCGGCCAGATCGTCGTGCCCGGCCTCGCGCAGCAGGTCGACCGCCTCGCCGAGGGCGAGATCAGCCTCGCCGGTGCGGCGGTGGAACGTGTAGAGCAGGCCCCGAGCCTCCTCGACGACCTCGAGCGCCTCACTCAGCTTGCCGAGCGCCTCGACGGTCTTGTCGTCGACGCCATCGGGCCGGGTGTGCTGCGCATGCGGTCGATCTCCCATGCTGCCACGGTAGGACGGCTCCCGCGGACCGGCACCTCGAGCGGTCAGGCGATGACGCGACCCATCCGCTCGAGCGCCTCGGTCAGGATCGCGGGCGTCGTCGCATAGTTGAGGCGCACGTGCCCGACGCCACCGGTCCCGAACGGGAGGCCCGAGTTGACCGCGACCCGGCCACGGTCGAGGAACGCCTGGGCAGGATCATCACCGAGCCCCAGCGAACGGCAGTCGATCCAGGCCAGGAACGTCCCGGGTGCCCCGGCCCAGCTCGCACCGGGCAGGTGCGTCGCTAGCAGATCGGCCAGCATCGTGCGATTGTCGGCGAGATCGGCATGAAGCCCGTCGAGCCACGGCCGTCCCTCGCCGAACGCCGTCGTGTGCGCGATCGCGCCGAAGTGGCTCGGGCCGTGGGACACGACCTCTGGCAGCCTGGCGAGATCGCCCGCCGCGTCCGGCCCGGCCACCAGCAGTGCGGCCTTGAGGCCGGCGAGGTTCCACGCCTTCGAGGCCGACACGACGCTGAACGCGTCGGAAGCACCAGGAACGCTGAGGTACGGCACGAATCCCGTCGGCACCAGGGGCGCATGGATCTCGTCGACCACGACCCGCACGCGATACGTCCCGACGAGCTGCGCGACCCCCGCCAGCTCCTCGGCTGTGTGCACCACGGCAGTCGGGTTGTGCGGGTTGCACAGCACGTATGTCACGGGACGCCCATCGCGGCCGGCGTGGATGAACGCGGCCTCGATCGCGTCGAGGTCGAGACGACCATCGGTGCCGAGCGGCGCCTCGACGACCTCGCGCCGGGCATGCTCGGTGAACCCGAAGAACGGTGGATAGACCGGCGGGTTCAGCACGACCGGGTCACCGGGCTCGGAGACGAGCCCGATCGCCTCGACGATCCCGGTCATGACGTCCGCGACGAGTGCCGTGGCCTCGACGTCGACGCCGGTCCAGCCCCAGCGGTCGACCGCGAACTCTGCGTACGCCTCGGCATATCCACTCCCACTCGGATATCCCGTGTCGCCGTCGACCATGGCCATCGTGATGGCTCGGATGATCGGGTCGGCCGGAAGGACGTCCATCTCCGCGATCCACAACGGCAGGACGTCGGCATCGACCGCTTGCCACTTGATGCTGGTGCGGCGGCGGAGATCGGCAAGATTCAGGTCGCGAAGCGGGTGCATGTGACTCATGCTTCCATCATCGCCCGGGGCGTGACCCAAGTCCTGTTGCACAACAGCGAGCAAGGTGTCACTCTGAGTTACACATTGAGTGAACACTCGTACACCGAAGAGGAGAGCCCATGACCGCACCGCTCATCGAGCGCTCGGCGGCCCTGCGCCGACTACGGCAGCTCGGCAAGGCGATGACCACGCCGTTGTCCCCCCACGACTACCTTGCGCTGATCAATCCGCTGTGGTCACAGCGTGAGCTCCGCGGCCGGATCGATCAGGTCGTGCCGGAGACCGAACGCGCCGCAACCCTCGTGATCCGCCCGGGCTGGGGGTGGTCCTTCGACCACGCGCCGGGGCAGTACATCGGCATCGGCGTCGAGATGGACGGGCGCTTCCACTGGCGCTCGTACTCCCTGTCGTCCGTCCCGCTGGTCGAGGGCAAGACCGTCAGCATCACCGTCAAGGCGATGCCCGAGGGCTTCCTGTCCGACCACCTCGTCAACGGCCTGGCGCCGGGGACCATCGTGCGACTGGCCGCGCCGCAGGGTGACTTCATCGTCCCCGACCCGCCACCGGCCAAGATGCTGATGCTGGTCGGTGGCAGCGGCATCACGCCGATCATGTCGATCCTGCGCACGCTTGAGCGACGGGGCACGCTCCCTGACGTCGTGCTCGCGTACTCCGCTCTGCACGAGGCCGACATGATGTTCCACGACGAGCTCCGTGAGCTCGCCGAGCGGACCGACTCGCTGCACTTCGTCCCCCGTTTCACCGAGGACGAGGGGATGCTGACTGCCGACCGGCTCGTCGAGGTGTCCCCCGACTGGCAGGAGCGGGAGGCGTGGGCCTGCGGTCCGGGCCCGATGCTCGACGCCTTCAGCGCGCACTACGAGGCCCACGGCCTGCTCGACCACCTCCACGTCGAGCGCTTCACCCTGGCCAAGGCCGACGGAACGGCATCCGGCGGCACCGTGACGTTCGGTGTCGGCGGGCCCTCGGTCGAGGTCGACGGCGCGACGACGTTGCTCGAGGCCGGCGAGAAGGCCGGCGTCAACATGCTTTTCGGCTGCCGCATGGGCATCTGCCACACGTGCGACGCCCCCCTGGCGTCCGGAACGGTCCGCGACCTGCGCAGCGGCGCGGAGCACGGCGAGCCCAATGAATACATCCAGACCTGTGTCTCAGTCGCCGCCGGCGACTGCACCCTGACCCTCTAGCGAAGGAGCCACCATGGCCTACGCCGACGTTCGCGAGTACACCCACCTGACCGACGAC includes these proteins:
- a CDS encoding ferredoxin reductase, whose product is MTAPLIERSAALRRLRQLGKAMTTPLSPHDYLALINPLWSQRELRGRIDQVVPETERAATLVIRPGWGWSFDHAPGQYIGIGVEMDGRFHWRSYSLSSVPLVEGKTVSITVKAMPEGFLSDHLVNGLAPGTIVRLAAPQGDFIVPDPPPAKMLMLVGGSGITPIMSILRTLERRGTLPDVVLAYSALHEADMMFHDELRELAERTDSLHFVPRFTEDEGMLTADRLVEVSPDWQEREAWACGPGPMLDAFSAHYEAHGLLDHLHVERFTLAKADGTASGGTVTFGVGGPSVEVDGATTLLEAGEKAGVNMLFGCRMGICHTCDAPLASGTVRDLRSGAEHGEPNEYIQTCVSVAAGDCTLTL
- a CDS encoding CsbD family protein, giving the protein MGLDDKLSNAAEDAKGKAKEAVGGATNDDELERQGKGDQAKSDLKDAGENIKDAFKH
- a CDS encoding 1-acyl-sn-glycerol-3-phosphate acyltransferase; translated protein: MIYAGLVNLVRLASWIGGHQIVRLGPRRLPATGGAVLAINHTSYVDFAYMGVEGRTRDKRLVRFMGKVELRKNPILRWLMWGCKVIPVDRSAGHNSYVAAVNELRKGEIVGIYPEATISMSYEIKAMKSGAARMALEADVPIIPSIVWGSQRIAPKGRSKSLGRTGTPVMIAIGEPIRALGTADELTATLQTAMIALLHEVQEAYGEHPSGAAWVPARLGGSAPTPTEALALETRSS
- a CDS encoding AMP-binding protein, translating into MTATPSRTAGPTDASLLEETIGANLVATAAAHGGREALVDVPSGRRWTYDELLADVDAVALGLLALGITQGDRVGIWAPNCPEWTLVQYATARIGAVLVNINPAYRTHELSFVVGQSGMRAIVAVPEFKGSSFAEMIDASRGENPALTDVVLIGGDSWDALVDSGRAQDRSMLDEIGAGLQSGDAINIQYTSGTTGFPKGATLSHRNILNNGWFVGELLDYTEVDRICIPVPFYHCFGMVMGNLAATSHGACMVIPAPAFDPAATLQAVADERCSSLYGVPTMFIAMLSEPGLDALDLSALRTGIMAGSPCPVETMKQVIERLGMTEVSICYGMTETSPVSMQTRTDDSIERRVSTVGRVGPHLEVTIVDPVTGDVLPRNQAGELCTRGYSVMLGYWDQPDKTAEAIDADGWMHTGDLGVMDDDGYVNITGRIKDMVIRGGENIYPREIEEFLLTHPDVLDAQVIGVPDYKYGEELMAWIRMKPETVALDSGTLREFCRGKLAHYKIPRYVHLVDEFPMTITGKVRKVEMREAAHDLLI
- a CDS encoding S9 family peptidase, which codes for MDRRSMIALMAAASLAACTSRTPENRSDALQVIRYGDDSQQFGELTRPSGTSKGVVVVIHGGFWRAQYDLSLGRPLVTSLVEQGWTAYNLEYRRVGDGGGWPQTFDDVADGIDALATVDDLDTSKVITLGHSAGGHLGVWAAGRTRLTGTPWAVPKVPVTAAIAQAGVIDLAAAVRDNLGNGATQAFMGSTGGERYVAADPSRQIPLDVPVRCVHGSADDTVPPSQSIGYVERAKAAGSDAELIEVAGDHFVVIDPSSQAWARTLETLETL
- a CDS encoding MalY/PatB family protein — encoded protein: MSHMHPLRDLNLADLRRRTSIKWQAVDADVLPLWIAEMDVLPADPIIRAITMAMVDGDTGYPSGSGYAEAYAEFAVDRWGWTGVDVEATALVADVMTGIVEAIGLVSEPGDPVVLNPPVYPPFFGFTEHARREVVEAPLGTDGRLDLDAIEAAFIHAGRDGRPVTYVLCNPHNPTAVVHTAEELAGVAQLVGTYRVRVVVDEIHAPLVPTGFVPYLSVPGASDAFSVVSASKAWNLAGLKAALLVAGPDAAGDLARLPEVVSHGPSHFGAIAHTTAFGEGRPWLDGLHADLADNRTMLADLLATHLPGASWAGAPGTFLAWIDCRSLGLGDDPAQAFLDRGRVAVNSGLPFGTGGVGHVRLNYATTPAILTEALERMGRVIA